A part of Rhinolophus ferrumequinum isolate MPI-CBG mRhiFer1 chromosome 11, mRhiFer1_v1.p, whole genome shotgun sequence genomic DNA contains:
- the MRPL17 gene encoding 39S ribosomal protein L17, mitochondrial produces the protein MRLSLAAAISHGRVFRRLGLGPESRIHLLRNLLTGLVRHERIEASWARVDEMRGYAEKLIDYGKLGDTNERAMRMADFWLTEKDLIPKLFQVLAPRYQGQNGGYTRMLQIPNRNKQDRAKMAVIEYKGNCLPPLPLPRRDSNLTLLNQLLQGLRQDQEASIRNSLTAQTAGI, from the exons ATGCGGCTGTCACTCGCCGCCGCCATCTCCCATGGCCGCGTATTCCGCCGCCTGGGCCTTGGTCCTGAGTCGCGCATCCACTTGTTGCGGAACTTGCTTACGGGACTAGTGCGACACGAACGCATAGAGGCGTCATGGGCGCGCGTGGACGAGATGAGGGGTTACGCTGAGAAG CTCATCGACTATGGGAAGCTGGGAGACACCAACGAAAGAGCCATGCGCATGGCCGACTTCTGGCTCACA GAGAAAGACTTGATCCCAAAGCTGTTTCAAGTACTGGCCCCTCGGTACCAAGGTCAAAATGGGGGCTACACGAGAATGCTGCAGATCCCAAATCGGAATAAGCAGGATCGGGCCAAGATGGCAGTGATCGAGTATAAAGGGAACtgcctcccacctctgcccctgcCTCGCAGAGACAGCAACCTTACACTCCTAAACCAGCTACTTCAGGGGCTGCGGCAGGACCAGGAAGCAAGCATCCGCAACTCCCTCACGGCTCAAACAGCAGGGATTTAA